A genomic segment from Desulfurispirillum indicum S5 encodes:
- a CDS encoding TrkH family potassium uptake protein: MSQLPYHWRRRIARLDLAWKKHYRRARLTYQFFQDDLYDFSQRAHPVLKALSIVLGVLVFGSLLIPLAMDSSRQSPVAMLVEQTLLVAFGLHFFTRLLLTPRKKELLRKRWAEGTGATLACAMGLDLLLADGRHLVSALQGIGVYGSDTLMLLAIQIYLVTLVTIKIIQAIPETIANSDNPAKLILSSFLGVILVGTLLLMLPASTHDRSGLELINALFMSTSAVCVTGLIVVDTATHLSRFGQSVILILIQLGGIGVITFATYLALYLSGGIGVSERSLLRGVVQQDDVRAVSRTLKRIVLFTLGFEGIGAAVYFFSWKEFIPDMGERLFFAVFHTVSAFCNAGFSVFSNSLADPSNAVSLPINIVTMSLIIVGGLGFTTVSELVQKYFGAPATRHRCLSVHSLIVLRMTAGLIVAGTLLVLAIEWHGVLAGYSTSEKFLLSLFQSVTSRTAGFNTLDTGALSAATSLIIMLLMIIGASPSSTAGGLKTTTVYVLFASMIATIQGKDRVEIASRTLPQSVIFRAISATFLAFLILSVCTIILTITEDFPFLDILFEQISAFMTVGLSRGITADLTNIGKLVLVFSMFLGRVGLLTFAVAFAVRSDNRTYSYPEEVVLVN, from the coding sequence ATGAGCCAGCTTCCATACCACTGGCGCCGCCGGATTGCACGCCTTGACCTTGCCTGGAAAAAGCACTACCGCAGGGCCAGGCTTACCTATCAGTTTTTCCAGGATGATCTTTACGATTTCAGTCAGCGCGCACACCCTGTCCTGAAAGCCCTTTCCATTGTGCTTGGGGTTCTTGTGTTCGGGTCGCTGCTGATCCCCCTCGCAATGGATTCCTCACGCCAGTCACCCGTAGCAATGCTTGTTGAACAAACTTTGCTCGTAGCATTTGGTCTGCACTTTTTTACGCGGCTTCTCCTGACACCCCGCAAAAAAGAGCTCCTGCGAAAGCGCTGGGCTGAAGGCACCGGAGCAACCCTTGCCTGCGCCATGGGTCTGGATCTCCTCCTCGCCGATGGACGCCACCTTGTTTCAGCATTGCAAGGGATTGGTGTTTATGGTTCAGATACCCTTATGCTCCTGGCTATCCAGATCTACCTGGTTACCCTGGTCACCATCAAGATTATCCAGGCCATCCCCGAGACCATCGCCAACAGTGACAATCCCGCAAAGCTCATTCTGTCGAGCTTTCTCGGTGTCATTCTGGTGGGCACCCTACTGCTTATGCTTCCGGCAAGCACCCATGACCGAAGCGGACTTGAACTTATCAATGCCCTTTTCATGTCCACCAGTGCGGTTTGTGTCACCGGGTTGATTGTGGTTGATACGGCCACCCACCTGAGCCGCTTCGGACAGTCAGTGATTCTGATCCTTATTCAGCTGGGAGGTATTGGCGTCATAACCTTTGCCACCTACCTCGCCCTCTACCTCTCAGGGGGCATTGGAGTCAGCGAACGCAGCCTGCTGCGCGGAGTGGTTCAACAGGATGATGTGCGTGCGGTTTCCCGCACCCTCAAACGCATTGTCCTGTTTACCCTCGGTTTCGAGGGAATAGGAGCAGCGGTGTATTTTTTCAGTTGGAAAGAGTTCATACCGGATATGGGAGAGCGCTTGTTTTTTGCGGTCTTTCACACAGTATCCGCATTCTGCAACGCTGGCTTCTCCGTTTTTTCCAACAGTCTTGCCGATCCTAGTAACGCGGTGTCTCTCCCCATCAATATCGTGACCATGTCCCTGATTATTGTTGGAGGGTTGGGGTTCACCACCGTATCGGAACTTGTGCAGAAATATTTCGGTGCACCCGCCACCAGGCACCGGTGCCTGAGTGTCCACAGCCTCATCGTACTGCGAATGACCGCTGGCCTGATCGTGGCAGGAACCCTGTTGGTGCTGGCGATTGAATGGCATGGGGTTCTGGCAGGTTACAGCACCAGCGAAAAATTTCTCCTTTCCCTTTTTCAAAGCGTCACCTCCCGCACAGCCGGATTCAATACCCTGGATACGGGAGCCTTGAGCGCCGCCACATCCCTGATCATTATGCTGCTGATGATTATTGGAGCTTCGCCTTCCTCCACGGCGGGTGGCCTGAAAACCACAACGGTGTACGTGCTCTTCGCCTCCATGATCGCGACAATCCAGGGGAAAGACCGTGTGGAAATCGCCAGCCGTACCCTGCCGCAATCTGTGATTTTTCGTGCCATCAGTGCAACCTTTCTGGCGTTTCTGATTCTCAGCGTCTGCACCATTATTCTGACTATCACCGAGGATTTTCCGTTTCTCGATATTCTCTTTGAACAGATTTCCGCTTTTATGACTGTTGGGCTCTCCCGAGGCATTACCGCAGACCTCACCAATATTGGCAAACTGGTGCTGGTGTTCTCCATGTTTTTAGGGAGGGTGGGCCTGCTTACCTTTGCCGTCGCCTTTGCCGTTCGCTCAGACAACCGCACCTATAGCTATCCCGAAGAAGTAGTACTGGTAAACTGA
- a CDS encoding class I SAM-dependent methyltransferase, with translation MKVRDSGMPEEMLWESFFDAERILQSLGLNKDTQDIVEFGSGYGTFTLAAAALIHGTVYALDIEPSMVQRVKEKCARSNIANVHVQVRDFIVEGTGLPPGSMDVALLFNILHHEQPLTLLREASSALVRGGRIAIIHWNPDPATPRGPAMDIRPTPQQCIQWGKQAGLECSPGTVFDFPPYHYGLILRKA, from the coding sequence ATGAAAGTCCGTGACAGTGGCATGCCCGAAGAGATGCTGTGGGAGAGCTTTTTTGACGCTGAGCGTATTTTGCAAAGTTTGGGCCTGAACAAAGACACGCAGGACATCGTGGAATTTGGCAGTGGCTATGGAACATTCACCCTGGCGGCTGCCGCCTTGATTCATGGAACTGTCTACGCTCTGGATATCGAACCCTCCATGGTCCAGCGAGTAAAAGAGAAATGTGCCCGAAGCAATATCGCAAACGTACATGTTCAGGTTCGTGATTTCATCGTCGAGGGTACCGGTCTGCCGCCTGGCAGCATGGATGTCGCCCTGCTCTTCAATATTCTCCACCACGAGCAGCCCCTGACACTGTTGCGAGAAGCCAGCTCTGCACTGGTTCGAGGCGGTCGCATTGCTATTATCCACTGGAATCCCGATCCCGCTACTCCCAGAGGGCCAGCCATGGATATCCGCCCCACGCCGCAGCAGTGCATACAATGGGGCAAGCAGGCAGGGCTGGAATGCAGCCCTGGCACTGTGTTTGACTTCCCGCCCTACCACTACGGCCTGATACTGCGCAAAGCGTAG
- a CDS encoding DsrE/DsrF/TusD sulfur relay family protein, translating to MKVLLIFNREPYDNTDVTWNGLRLAEQLHKDAQEVRVFLMNDAVDMARNSCVPPEGYDQDLSQMLRELIAQGIPVKVCGTCMARCGIYKNEPYFEGAEKSTMQQLSQWVVDSDRVLSF from the coding sequence ATGAAAGTTCTGCTCATCTTCAATCGCGAACCCTACGATAACACCGACGTCACCTGGAATGGCCTGCGCCTGGCGGAACAGCTGCATAAGGACGCTCAGGAAGTGCGCGTCTTTCTGATGAACGATGCCGTGGATATGGCCCGCAATAGCTGCGTTCCGCCCGAGGGTTATGATCAGGACCTGAGCCAGATGCTCCGGGAACTGATAGCCCAGGGCATCCCCGTCAAAGTGTGCGGTACCTGCATGGCCCGTTGCGGAATTTACAAAAATGAACCCTATTTCGAAGGTGCCGAAAAGTCCACCATGCAGCAGCTTTCCCAGTGGGTTGTGGACAGCGATCGCGTCCTGAGTTTTTGA
- a CDS encoding cysteine desulfurase family protein, with the protein MSLIYLDSNASTPVAPEVLAAMQPYLEDHFGNPSSQHWASSGAKDALEAARGQVANLLDCDPTEVVFTSGGSEANNHAIKGVYFALRYQGNHIITSAVEHPAVLEPCRFLESLGARITRLPVDGYGMVDPEQVRRAIDKDTILISIMHANNETGTIQPIEAIGEIARAAGILFHTDAAQSVGKIPTVMDALGVDLLSVAGHKLSAPKGVGALYIREGTPIVPLVHGAAHEAGRRAGTENVLLNVALGAACELAGEWTGAAEMIAMRDEFWQHLQNQFGNRISLNGHPTERLPNTLNVNFHGAIGAEILEQMPEVAASTGSACHAGAISLSPVLEAMGVPVSAGMGAVRFSLGRNTKYAELQRVLELLTQVVNTHNPT; encoded by the coding sequence GTGAGCCTGATCTACCTTGACTCCAACGCCAGTACTCCCGTTGCCCCGGAAGTACTGGCTGCCATGCAGCCATATCTGGAGGATCACTTCGGTAATCCTTCCAGCCAGCACTGGGCCAGCAGCGGTGCCAAAGATGCCCTGGAGGCAGCACGCGGCCAGGTGGCCAACCTGCTGGATTGCGACCCGACCGAAGTCGTCTTTACCAGTGGTGGCAGCGAAGCCAACAACCACGCCATCAAGGGCGTCTATTTTGCCCTGCGCTATCAAGGAAACCACATTATTACCAGCGCTGTGGAGCATCCAGCTGTACTGGAGCCCTGTCGCTTTCTGGAAAGCCTGGGCGCGCGGATAACCAGACTGCCGGTTGACGGCTACGGAATGGTTGACCCGGAGCAGGTGCGCCGGGCAATCGACAAAGACACCATCCTTATTTCCATCATGCACGCCAATAATGAAACCGGAACCATTCAACCAATAGAAGCCATTGGGGAAATTGCCAGGGCAGCAGGCATACTGTTCCACACCGATGCTGCCCAGAGTGTGGGGAAAATTCCCACGGTGATGGATGCCTTGGGCGTTGATTTGCTCAGTGTTGCCGGACACAAGCTCTCTGCACCCAAGGGGGTGGGAGCCCTGTACATCCGCGAAGGAACGCCCATCGTGCCTCTTGTGCATGGGGCGGCCCACGAGGCAGGCCGCCGCGCAGGAACGGAAAACGTTCTGCTGAATGTAGCCCTGGGTGCTGCCTGCGAACTGGCAGGAGAGTGGACAGGAGCCGCTGAAATGATCGCCATGCGTGATGAATTCTGGCAACACCTGCAAAACCAATTCGGCAACCGCATCAGTCTTAACGGACACCCCACTGAACGCCTTCCCAATACTCTCAACGTGAACTTTCACGGTGCTATCGGCGCGGAAATCCTGGAGCAAATGCCGGAAGTGGCGGCATCCACTGGCTCGGCCTGCCACGCTGGCGCTATCAGCCTCTCGCCGGTGCTTGAAGCCATGGGAGTTCCCGTAAGTGCGGGCATGGGAGCGGTGCGCTTCAGCCTGGGGCGTAACACCAAATATGCGGAGCTGCAGAGGGTGCTGGAGCTCCTGACACAAGTTGTGAATACCCATAACCCAACATAA
- a CDS encoding ArsR/SmtB family transcription factor, whose amino-acid sequence MHSEQSQNWAAILKALAHPTRLLIAAELLQGTRCVTDMEDILPVSQANISQHLAVLRHAGLVDFAQDGALRCYYLSRPQLVAGFFDLLAQERSPIHKTKEQIQREKELSAEVKE is encoded by the coding sequence ATGCACTCTGAACAGTCGCAAAACTGGGCGGCCATACTCAAAGCCCTGGCCCATCCAACCCGTCTGCTGATTGCCGCTGAACTGCTGCAGGGAACGCGCTGTGTTACGGACATGGAAGACATCCTGCCCGTATCCCAGGCCAATATCTCCCAGCACCTGGCGGTGCTGCGCCATGCCGGCCTTGTGGACTTTGCCCAGGACGGTGCCCTGCGCTGCTACTACCTCAGCCGCCCCCAGTTGGTGGCCGGTTTCTTTGACTTGCTGGCCCAGGAGCGTAGTCCTATCCACAAGACAAAGGAGCAGATTCAGCGGGAGAAGGAGTTATCTGCGGAGGTGAAAGAGTGA
- a CDS encoding carboxymuconolactone decarboxylase family protein, producing MHIPTKPLNAYPWWLKPFFWSQKRRYGSVLQPGLLWGRVPRLFAAVAILYGVLDRRSSPIDPVLRSLVTVRVSQINWCHFCVDINSATLARRSSSMDKVEALSGWRESDLFDEKERTVLEYTEAITRTDGQVSDDLMARLRMYFDDDALVELTGLIAFQNLSSKFNAALDVPAQGFCQVKTPESQDTEKTGTSVTQSPPKHQEIKS from the coding sequence ATGCACATACCCACCAAGCCACTGAATGCCTATCCCTGGTGGCTGAAACCCTTCTTCTGGAGCCAGAAACGCCGCTATGGCAGCGTACTGCAACCGGGCCTGCTCTGGGGCCGGGTGCCCAGACTCTTCGCCGCCGTGGCTATACTCTACGGCGTGCTTGATCGCCGCTCATCCCCCATCGATCCCGTGTTGCGTTCCCTGGTCACCGTGCGGGTATCCCAGATAAACTGGTGCCACTTCTGCGTGGATATCAACTCCGCTACCCTGGCCAGGCGCAGCAGCAGCATGGACAAGGTGGAAGCGCTGAGTGGCTGGCGTGAAAGCGACCTGTTTGATGAAAAAGAGCGGACGGTGCTGGAGTACACCGAAGCCATAACCCGCACCGATGGGCAGGTCAGTGATGATCTGATGGCGCGGCTGCGGATGTACTTTGACGATGACGCGCTGGTGGAGCTCACCGGCCTTATTGCCTTTCAGAACCTCTCCAGCAAGTTCAACGCCGCTTTGGATGTGCCAGCCCAGGGATTCTGCCAGGTGAAAACGCCTGAGAGTCAGGACACAGAAAAGACGGGGACAAGTGTCACGCAAAGCCCACCAAAACACCAAGAAATAAAGAGTTGA